A single Epinephelus lanceolatus isolate andai-2023 chromosome 22, ASM4190304v1, whole genome shotgun sequence DNA region contains:
- the LOC117245889 gene encoding transmembrane protein 184C-like, translated as MPCSCAEWRRWIRPLVLVLYALLLVAVLPLCIWELQKDKVGTHSKAWFIAGVFVFLTIPISLWGILQHIVHYTQPELQRPIIRILWMVPIYSLDSWLALRYPSLAIYVDTCRECYEAYVIYNFLVFLLNFLSNQYPSLVLMLEVQQQQPHLPPLCCCPPWPMGEVLLFRCKLGVLQYTVVRPVTTVIALICQLCGVYDEANFSFRNAWSYLVIINNISQLFAMYCLVLLYRALKEELTPIRPVGKFLCVKLVVFVSFWQAVLIAFLVKVGVISDKHTWDWDSVEAVATGLQDFIICIEMFLAAIAHHYTFTYKPYVQEAEEGSCFDSFLAMWDFSDIRADVTEQVRHAGRTFLGRPNKMYFGAAARPEHTEHTGLLTASSQDAIAVAATSMPSSPSLSGRYQGLGHTPAPHSISAPAGFTSSSWDNDSDGSPPEARDSTGST; from the exons ATGCCGTGTTCGTGTGcagagtggaggaggtggaTCCGTCCGCTGGTTCTGGTTTTATACGCTCTTCTGCTGGTCGCCGTGCTGCCGCTCTGCATCTGGGAGCTGCAGAAAGACAAG GTTGGGACTCACAGTAAAGCCTGGTTCATAGCCGGCGTGTTCGTCTTCCTGACCATCCCAATTTCACTGTGGGGGATCCTGCAGCACATCGTGCACTACACCCAGCCTGAGCTGCAGAGGCCCATCATCAG AATACTATGGATGGTGCCGATCTACAGTTTGGACAGT TGGCTGGCTCTGCGGTATCCCAGTCTGGCCATCTACGTGGACACGTGCAGAGAGTGCTATGAGGCCTACGTCATCTACAACTTCCTGGTGTTCCTGCTGAACTTCCTCAGTAACCAGTACCCCAGTCTGGTGCTCATGCTGGaggtccagcagcagcagccacaccTGCCTCCGCTGTGCTGCTGCCCGCCGTGGCCCATGGGAGA ggTGCTGCTGTTCCGGTGTAAACTGGGAGTCCTCCAGTACACCGTGGTCAGACCCGTAACCACGGTGATAGCGCT gatCTGTCAGCTGTGTGGAGTTTACGATGAAGCCAACTTCAGCTTCAGAAACGCCTGGTCCTACCTGGTTATCATCAACAACATATCACAGCTG tTTGCGATGTACTGTCTGGTGTTGCTGTACCGAGCTCTCAAAGAGGAGCTGACTCCCATCAGGCCGGTGGGAAAGTTCCTCTGCGTCAAACTGGTGGTGTTCGTGTCCTTCTG GCAGGCAGTTTTAATAGCGTTCCTGGTGAAGGTCGGTGTGATctctgataaacacacctgGGACTGGGACAGTGTGGAGGCTGTGGCTACGGGACTGCAG GACTTCATCATCTGCATAGAGATGTTCCTGGCTGCCATTGCTCACCACTACACCTTCACCTACAAACCATACGTACAG GAAGCTGAGGAGGGGTCATGCTTCGACAGCTTTCTGGCCATGTGGGATTTCTCTGACATCAGAGCTGATGTCACAGAGCAGGTCCGCCATGCTG GTCGTACGTTCCTTGGTCGTCCCAATAAGATGTACTTCGGTGCGGCAGCTCGACCCGAACACACGGAGCACACCGGCCTCCTCACGGCCTCCTCCCAGGACGCCATCGCCGTGGCAGCCACATCGAtgccctcctccccttccttgAGCGGGCGGTACCAAGGCCTCGGCCATACCCCCGCCCCGCACTCCATCTCCGCCCCTGCAGGGTTCACCTCCTCGTCCTGGGACAACGACAGCGACGGCTCCCCTCCTGAGGCACGTGACAGCACAGGAAGCACATAG